The genomic DNA CCGCGGATGTGTCGCCGGTGCGATAGCGGTGCGGGGCGCCTCCGGCGAAGGCCGGCATGTCGCCGGCCTCCAGGTGGCGGGGATCGTCGGCCGGGCCTGCGAGGAGGCCGCCGGAGGCGACCAGGAGACGCCGGCGGGACGGCGGTCCGGCCCGGGGGCGGTCATCGCGTCGACCTGTGAGAGGCGGTGTGGGAGATCGGGTGGGTGATGGGCTTCCGCTAGTCGTCGAACGCGTGCCGCACGTCGAACTGGGCCGCGAGAAGTTCGTACGAGGCGAGGCGGTCGTCCGGATCGGCGGTCAGGGTGTTGACCATGACCTCGGTGACTCCGTGCGCCCGGGCCAGGTGGATGAGCCGCTCGCGTACCTGCTGCGGGGTGCCGTGGATGAGTGAGCTCGCATGGAGGGCGGCCTGCGTGTGTTCGGCGGTGCTCCAGTCATGGCGGGCGAGGGTGGTGAGGGCCGGAATGGGGGCGTCGTGCCCGAGATCCTTGCGGGCCCGCCACAGCAGCATGGCCTGGGCCAGTGCCGCCGCTCGCTCGGGGTCCTCCGCGGTGACGGCCCGGACCGTCAGCAGGGTGCCCCCGGGGTGTCCGGGCCGGAGGTGCTGCCGGTAGTCGGAGAGGGCTGCCGGACCCTTCTTGGGAGCGAAGAAGTGGCCGAAGGCGTATCCGGCGCCGAGGTGCCCGGCCAGTGGGGCGGTGGACCCTCCGGCTCCCAGGAGCCAGAGCCGGCCGGCGGGTTCGCCGACGGCTCGGTCGTCATGGCCGATGTCGAGGAGCCGCTGGTGCAACGTGGCGACCTTCTGGTCGAAATCCGGTGCGGGTCCTCCCCCTCGGCCGATGCCGACGTCGACCCTGCCGGGATGCAGACGGAGCAGGGTGCCCATCGTCTCGGCGACTTTCTCGGGGTGGTAGCGGGGCAGCAGGATCCCCCCGGTGCCGACCCGTAGGCGCGTGGTGTTCTCCAGCACGAGCGCTGTCATGATCTCCGGTGCGCTGCCCGCGAAGGACGCGGAGCCGTGGTGCTCGGCGTGCCAGAACCGGTGGTATCCCAGCGCGTCTGTGTGCCGGGCGAGGGCCAGGGTGTGGCGCAGGGCGTCGGCCGGGGTCATGTCCTCGCCGAGCGGCGACTGGTCGAGAACGGACAGCCTCAGGACCGGTGTCGAGAGCATGGTCAGTTCTCCTTCCGGGCGTCGGCGGACTGCGTGCCCTCATGCAGGGCGGGGACTATCCGCCAGTCACGCTGGAAGACGAGGTTGTGCAGGTCGGCGGCGGCGATGGCACGCAGCACGGGAACGAGTTCGGCGGCCTGGTCCTGGTCGAAAACGTTGAGCGGCCATTCGCCGACGGTGGCGCCGCGCAGGTGGGGGTGATGGAATCCGGCTCCGTAGTGCGCGGTCAGGGTGATCGGGACGATGCCCGTCCGGCGTTGCCGGGGCCAGGTGAGTCGCCAGGCGGCGTAGATGCCGCCGTTCGGGTCCTGCTGCGGACCGGTGGCCTGGACGGTGCCGGTGCCGAGCAGCAGGTGCCGGTCGACTTCCTCCAGTACCTGGCGTGCGGGGGCGTCGAGAAGGTCGACGGCCTGCCGGAACGCGGACTCCTTGCCCTGGCGGGTGGAGTGGCCGGCATGGGTGCCGTCTCGCAGGTCCCCGAAGTGCCTGACCAGTGCCTCCAACGGCGCGGGGGGTCGCTCCTGGGACCGGGGACGGAGCTGCGGTACGTGGGTGCCGTGGACGGGAGAGGCGGTCATGGAGATTCCTTCCAATGGTTCGAGGCGGGAAAGGCCGACGTCGGTGAGGCAGGGGGCCGGCGGCCGGCGGGAGGGGGACCGCCGAGGGCCGCGAGTTCCTGGGCGAGCCGCCCGAGGAGAGGGCTGCCGGGCTGCAGGACATCGCCGTGGCCCACCCCGGGGAGCCGCAGGAGTCGTACGGGCACGCGGTCGCCACGGAGTCGACTGGCGTAGGCCAGGACGTCGTCACGGACCGGGTCGGCGGTGCCGACGGCGAGGACGGCCGGCGCCACTCCCACCAGGGAGACCGCCTCGAAGGGAGTGGAGTACAGGCGGGTGCCGTTCTCGTCGTGGGCGGCGGGCCCGCTGCTGCCGCGCCAGGCCCGCCAGGCCCGCCGCAGCGAGGCTGCCTGCGGGAAGGCATCCGGATCGCTCTGGAAGGAAGGGCTGCCGCAGTCGGGGTCGAAGGGCGGATACGCCAGGACCTGGGCGTCCAACGCCAGGCCGCGATCGCGGGCGGCCAGGGCCGCGCAGGCGGCGAGGGTGCCTCCTGCGCTGTCGCCGCCCACGGCGAGCGGCAGCCCGGCCCGCCCCTTTTCGGCCCACGTGAGGGCGGTCAGGATGTCCTGGAGGGCGTCGGGATGGCGATGGCGCGGGGCGAGCCGGTAGTCGACACTGATCACCTCCCAGCCGGACCGAGCGGCGAGGGTGCCGGTGACGTGGTGCCATTCGAGGGCGGAGCCGTACTGCCAGCTGCCGCCGTGCGCCCACACCAGCCGGCCTGCCGGGGGCCGATCGGTGGGCTCCGGCCGATAGACGTGGACCGTGACCGGCGACGGCGCGGGGAGGATGGTACGAACCCCTCGGGGAAGACGGATTGCCTGGTTCGGTGTGCTGCGGTGCATGGTGGTGTGACACCTCCTCGTCGGTGTTTCGAAGTGGGGAACCCGCGCCGCGACCCGGCCGAGCGGCCGAGCGGACACGAGAGCGGTACCGGTCGCGACGGTGCCTCGTCTGAGAACCGGCGGGCGGATGCGAACGATGGAGATTTCGGTGATCCGCTACAGCTGGCGCAAGGCCCCGCCGTCGATGGCCCATTCGGCGCCGGTGACCTGAGCGGCGCGAGGGGACAGGAGATAGGCGATGACGCCCGCGACCTCGTCGGCCGTGCCGATACGCCCGGTGGGCAGGCGGCGCTCGTTGCGGATGAAGTGGTCCACGGCCGCGTCCGCGGACATGCCGTAGCGCTGGGCGAGCTGGTCGGCGAAGCCGCCGGGAGCGTCGAACAGGGCGGTGCGGGTGGGCCCCGGAGAGACCACGTTGGAGCGGATTCCGGTCGGCCCGAGCGCGGTGGCCAGGGACTTCGACACCGACAGCAGAGCAGCCTTCGACGCGGCGTAGTCGGCGATGGAGGCGTCGGGCAGCCGGGCAGCCTCGCTGGACACATGGACGATGCTGCCTCCGTCGGGGTTCTTGTCCAGCACGGGGAGAGCCGCGCGGGTGAGGCGAACGGCGGCATGGAGGTTGAGTTCGAAGGTGGCGTGCCACTGGGCGTCGCCGATGTCGCTGAAGGAATCGTGTGAGGTGAGGGCGGCCGCGTTGTTGACCAGTCCGTCCAGCCGACCGTGCTCCTCGATGACCTGGGCGATGGCCTGTTCGGCGGTGGCGGGGTCGGTGAGGTCGGCTCGGATGAGCGTGGTGGAGCCGGGCAGCTGGAGCTGTGCGGCACTGCCGCGGGCGAGGGCTACGGTGTGCGCGCCCTCGGCGGCGAGGAGACGGACGGTGGCCTGGCCGATGCCGCTGGTGGCGCCGGTGACGAGGATGACCTTGCCGGTGAGCTGCAGATCCATGATTGTCTCCGAGAAGAAGGAAGGGGCGTTGACAGACACCGGGCGGGCGGCGGACGCTCGCGGCCCACCCGGCACGGGGGCGGGCACCGGTCAGGTGCGGGCTGCCTGCTTCTTGGTGCGCAGGGCGACGGCGGCGATGAGGACACCGAGCAGGACGAGGGCGGCATTGACGGCGATGGCGATGGTGACGCCGTGCAGGATCGCGGCGCCGGTCACCGCGCCGGCCGTGGCGGCGGTGACGATCGCGGACATGATCGGGGTACCCATGGTGATGCCGACCTGCTGGGACATGGAGGCCAGTCCGGTGGCCAGGCCCTGCTCATGGTCGGGCAGGCCGGTGGTGGCGGTGACCATGAAGCCGACGATGACGAGCATGTTGCCGACGCCGCCGAGGAAGGTCGCGGGCAGCAGCAGAGCCATCGAGGCGGACGTGTCGCCGAGGAGCAGCAGCACCATGGTGAACACCGCTTGCAGCAGACCGCCCGCGACCAGCGTGGTGATGGTGGAGGTACGGGCGATGACCTTGGGTGCGAGCATCCCGCCGACCACGGTCCCGACACCGAGCACACCGAAGGAGATGCCGGCGGTCATCGCGGAGAAGCCGAGGGTCTTCTGCATGTACAGGGTGAGCAGGTAGACCAGGGAGGTCTCGGTCACGAAGGCCAGCATGCCGAGCACATTGCCCCAGGCCACCGTGCGCTTCCGGAGAACGTGGACGGGGACGAGGGGCTGCGCCGCCTTGCGCTCGATGAAGTAGAAGGCCACCAGCAGCGCGGCGCCGACGAGCAGTGAGACCAGCGCGACGGGGTGGGTCCAGCCGTGTTCACCGGCCTGGGTGAGACCGAAGACCAGCGCGAGCAGACCGAGGGTGACGGACAGGGCGCCGGGCAGGTCCATCTTCGGGCGCTGGGTGGGGCGGGACTCGGTGATGACGGTGGGGGCGATCAGCAGGACGGCGATGGCGACGGGGACGTTGAGGAAGAACGCCCAGCGCCAGGAAAGGAGGTCGGTGAGCACACCGCCGAGGACGGCGCCGGCGGTGAATCCGGCGGACATCAGGGCGCCGTTGAGCCCGAGGGCCTTCTGCCGCAGCGGGCCCTCGGGGAAAGAAGTGGTGAGCAGGGCGAGTCCGGCGGGGGTGGCGGCGGCGGTGGCGAGCCCCTGGGCGACACGGGCGATGATGAGGATCTCGGGACTGGTCGCCAAGCCGCCGACGAGAGAGGCCAGGCCCAGCAGCCCGAGACTGCCGAGGAAGATCCGCTTACGACCGATCAGGTCGCCGACGCGGCCGAAGAAGAGGGTGAACCCGGCTGCGGACAGCGCGAAGGCGGTGGCGATCCACTGCAGGTTGGAGAGGGAGAAGCCGAGGCCGTCACCGATCGCGGGCAGGGCGACGTTCAGGATGGAGAAGTCGACGGCAAGCATGAACTGGGCGACCAGCAGCACCGCGAGGATCACCTTCAGGCGGCCCGTCAGCCGCTGCGGAGGAGTCGCAGCGGAGGCCGGAGCCTCCACTCCCGAGACAGATGTGGTTGTGGACATGACAGGTCTTCCTTTCGAGCCGGCCGCGGTGACCCAGCAGCGGAGATTCGAGTCGGCGCGCCCGGCGAAACCGAGGGAGGCGCCCCCAAACGGGACTTTCGTTCCGTTACGATGGAGACAGTATCACCGACGGACCCTTTAAGGGAACTGCAGTCCCGATTTGGTTTGCCGGCGGAGGAGCCCGCCGTGACCAACCACCCCGCAGCCCGGTACCGCCCGCCCTGGCGGACTGGGCCGAGTGGATCCATCTGCGGTTTCCCGCCCTGCGTGACACCAAGCTGCGTCGAGCGACGTGGCCGCTGGTCGAACAACGTGGCGCCTCGACGGCCGCATCACATCTGCCTACTGCTTTCGGCCGTCCTCGTTGCCGAGGTGGTGCGCCTGGCTGGTCACGACGGTCAGGAAGGCTGTGAGCGCGGGGGTCGAGGGGCCGTCTCGGCAGACGATGACCAGTCGCCGTCCGAGCCGTTGGTCGGCGACGTCTCGGATTGCCAGGGCCGGGTCCGCCGTGGTGGGCAGGGTCATGGCCGGCAGCAGAGCCACGGCTCCGGTGACGCGGACGAGTTCGAGCTGGACGTCCGCGTCGGTGGATCGGTGCCGGACGTCGGGTTCGTAGCCGCCGATGGACCGGCAGCTTCCCACGACCATGTCGTGATGGCCGGTCCCCCGGTCCGAGGCCACCCAGACCTCGTCTTGCAACTCGGACAAGGCGACCGGCCCTGCGGGCCTGGCCAGCCGGTGGTCGGACGGCAGGACCAGCTTCAGCGGTTCCTCGTGCAGCAGCGCGAATCGCAGCCCGGCCGGCCGGGGGCGGGGATGGCCGTCATACTCGTCGCTGATCACCAGGTCGATCGTGCCGAGGCGTAGTTCGGGCAGGGCTTGTTCGAGTTCGAGTTCGGTGATCTCGGTGCGTACCCGGGGGTGCTGGACCAGCATGCGTGCCACCGCGGGAACCAGCAGCCGGCGAGTCGCCGACTGCAGGCCGCCGGCGCGTACGGTGCCCCGCACCTCACCGCCCAGCGCGGCCAGATCCGCTGCCGCGACCCCGGTGCGGCCGGGCAGCGCCCGCGTCTCAGCGGACGGTCTCCAGCACCAAGCCCTCGCGCACGGCGCCGCGGGTTGGAGGCAGCGGGTCAGGAGTGGCAGATCAGGGGCGGCAGTCGGGGGCTGCGAGTCATGGGCGGGGGCAGGGGCAGGAGCAGGAGCGGCGGGTCAGGGGCGGCGGGTGCCGGCGAGCAGTCGTTCGCAGGCGTCAAGCAGACGTTGCCGCTGCGGCCGGGCCCGCTCGGCGAACCCCCGCTGCTCGGCGGCGTACTCGGCTCGCCCCTCGGGCGTCTCGATCCGGATCGCCCGATGGCCGAGCGAGCTCAGGTCGTACGGGCTGGCCCGCATGTCCACGGCGCGGATGTCACGGGCCAGCATGAAGCAGTCGGCGACCAGTTCACCGCTCACCAGCGGTGACAGCTTGTACGCCCACTTGTACAGGTCCATGTTGGCGTGTAGGCAGCCCGGCTGCTCCAGCTCCTGCTGCCGCTCCCTGGTCGGCTGCAGTGCGTTGAGCGGGCGCGCCTCAGGGGTGAAGAAGCGGAACGCGTCGAAATGGCCGCACCGCACGCCCCGCTGCTCCACGACTTCCGCGATCTCCTCCCCGCTGAGCCGCAGCGGCCAGGCGCCGTGCCGTACCTCCACGGTCTTGTAGACCATCGCCCACTCGTGCAGGCCGAAGCAGCCCAGAAACGCCGGTCGTGCCGCGGTGGCGGCCAGCAGCCGGGCGATCCACTCGACGCTGGGCCCGCGCCTGTCCATCAGCGCCCCGGTGTCGAGCGTGACTCCCTCGGAGGTGTCGAGATAGTCGCGGCCGAAGCCGCTCGCCCCCTTCAGGACCACCCCGGCGCCCGGATGCCACTGCCGCAGCCGCGCCGGCCGGTGCCCGTAGTAGGTGAACAGGAAGTCCTCGATGGGATGGGCCTCGCCCCGTGCCCTGCGCGCCAGATGCGGCGCCGCCCATGCCTCGACCCGGCGCCGGTGGGCCTCCGCCCGGGCCTGCCACTCCTCCGGCTCCAGAACCTCCATCGCTGAATGGTACGCGCGGGCCGATGGTGGCCGGCAGATGGCCGGACGTCCGCGCCGCCATCGCGGCGCGACCGGTACGGCTCGCGCCAGGACCGCGTCTGCCGTGCCGGTCGGCCTAATCGGAGCAGAGCTGGGCGTGCAGAATCTCGCCGACCCACCGCTCCCAGCGCTCAGCCGACCAGCCGCGCTCGCGGACGAACAACAGGTAAAGCTCGGGGCTGAGCAGGCCGTACAGCAGGTCGGCGGCCTCGTCCACCGACACATCCGCCCGTGCGCCCGGCTTGATGGCGAGCGCCTCGGCCGCCTTCTGCTGGACGACATATCGCGGATCGACGCTCTGCGGCCACAGGTCGGCGACCTCGGGGTCGCTCGCGACCGCCCCGTCCAGGACCCTGCCGATCGGCGCGACCCGCCCCAGGATCGAGACCGTGCCCGCGACGTAAGCGCGCAGCATGTCCTGGGCTGTTCCGGCGGCCAGCGCGCCGGTGTACCACGGCCGGTCCATGGTGGCCGTCGGCTCGTCGTCACCCGCGATCGTCACGTCGACCAGTTCCTTCAGCAGGGTCCGCTTGTTGCCGAAGACGAAGTAGATCGTCTGCACCGCGACTCCGGCCCTGCCGGCGACGTCCTGCAGGTTCGTCGCGCCGTATCCGTCCTGCACGAACAGTTCGAGCGCCGCCGCCAGGATGCGTCGGCGCGTCTCCTGCGCCTTCTGTGCCCGCTTGCTCGTCCGCTTGACATCGCTCATAGCTAGAGTCTATCTCTAGATTCAATCGCTAGAAGTCAACTCTAGAGAATGGATCCAGTAATGCCGTTGATCAGCATCACCCGTTTCCACGCCGATCCCGCCGACGCAGAGCAGGTTCGGGCCCGGCACGCCGCTCTGGTCACCGCGCTCAGAACCACGCTGCCCGGACTCACCGAGGCGCGCCTCGGCCGACTCGACGACGAGACGTGGGTCGGCGTCTGGCGCTGGGATTCGGCCGCCAGCCTGCGGGCGGCCCGCCAGGCCGCGCCCGCCACCGCCGCGGCCACCGAGGCGTTCGCGCTGGTTCGCGACGTCACCGCGGAGGACATCGAGGTCCTGGCCGAGCTCTGACCGCCTGTCCCGGCCCCGGGTTTCCGGGGCCGGGTGCCCCTCCCCGAGGAGATGTGATGATCGAGATTGACACGTTGACCAAGGTGTACGGCTCGGCGCAGGTCCGGGCGGTCGACGAGGTGTCACTGCAGGTGCCCGCCGGATCGGTGTTCGGCTTCCTGGGACCGAACGGCGCGGGCAAGACCACCACCATCAAGATGCTGGCCGGGCTGCTGACCCCCACCTCCGGTCAGGTCCGGCTGGGCGGCTTCGACGTGGCCCGGCAGCGTTCGGCCGCGATGGCGCAGTTCGGTGCCGTGCTGGAGGGCTCGCGCAATGTCTACTGGAGCCTGTCGGCCTGGCAGAACCTGATGTACTTCGGGCGGCTCAAAGGGCTGCGCAAGGCCCGGGTCGCGGAGCGTTCCCGAGACCTGCTGACCGACCTGGGCCTGTGGGAGCGGCGCGATGACAAGGTCGGCGGCTTCTCGCGCGGCATGCAGCAGAAAGTCGCGATCGCCGTCGCCCTGATCGCCGATCCGCCGATCGTGCTCCTGGACGAGCCGACGCTCGGCCTGGACGTCGAGGCCACCCGCACTGTCAAGGACTGGATCGCCGAGCGGGCTCGCCAGCTCGGCACCACCGTCCTGCTCACCACCCACCAGCTGGACGTGGCCCAGGAGCTGTGTGACCGGGTGGCCGTCATGCGCCAGGGACGGCTCGTGGCCGACCTGCCCATGCATGAGCTACTGGCCGGCTTCCGTGAACGCGACCGGTACGAGATCCGCATCGAAGGAGCGGCGCCACCCGGGTTCGACGGCGTCACCCGCGAGGGTGTCACCACGATCAGTGTGCGGGTGAGCGATCCGGCAGAGATATACGACGTGGTCGAGCGCCTGCGCACGCAGGGGGTCGTCCTGGAGTCGCTGACCCAGGTGCAGCCCGATCTGGAGGACGTGTTCCTCGCTCTGGTGAGCGAGCCGTCCCATGCTTGACGTCCTGGGTGCGGAGATCGGCAAGGGCCTGCGCGTTCAACTGGCCCACCCCATCGGACACGTCATCACCCTGCTGATCAGCACCATGATGTACCTCGGCCTGCAGTTCGTCCTGGGCCAGGGCGAACTGCGGCAGGACCTGCTGCCGCAGACCCTGGTCGCGATCGGCGGCTACTGGTTCCTGCAGTACGCCGCTCTGGTGATGGTGGCCGACCTCATCGAGGAGAAACGCGCCGGCACTTTCGCCCAAGCCCAGATGACCACGGCGCCGCCGTGGCTACCGATGCTCGGCCGGCTGATCACCGCCTCGGTGTTCGGCTTGGCGGTGGCCGCCGTCGCCTCCCTCGTGCCGATGCTGGCGGCCCAGATCGCGATCCCGTTGCGCTGGGCGGCGCTCCTGCCCGCCGTGCTGCTGGGGGTCAACGTGCTGGCCTTCACCTTCCTGCTGGCCGCCCTCGCCCTGGTCTCCCCGATGATCGGCGCCCTGCAGTCGCTGCTCACCTCGCTGGTGCTGCTGCTCAACGGCTCCTTCCTGCCGCTGGCCTTCTATCCGGACTGGCTGGCCGTACTGGCCAGAGTCCTGCCCACCACGCTGGGCATCGAGGCGATCACCCAGACGCTGTTCGAGGGCCGGGCCCTGGCCGAGGTCTGGACCGGTGGCACCCTGCCCTGGCTGCTGGCCCACACCCTCGCCCTCACCGCCACCGCCGGCCTGGTGTTCGTCCGCAACCACCGCCGAGCCCTGCAGGAGTCGTCATGAACTTCGCGCGCGGATTCGCCGCAGAGGTCCGCAAGGGCCTGCTCAGCCTCGCCGCCGGATGGCGCGAAGGCCTCATGGAAATGATCACATTCCCGCTGTTCTACCTGCTCATCGTGCTGTTCATGGGACGCGGGCAGCTGCGCGCGGACCTGCTGCTGCCGGTGCTGCTCGGCATGGTGGCGCTGACCTTCATCCACGAGCAGGTCAACCGGGTGTTCTGGAGCTATCTGGGTGACATCCAGTCCGGGGTGCTGGAGCAGACCTACCTGACCCCGCTGCCCTCGGCCGTGAGCATCCTCGGCCGTCAGGTCGCCGCCGCGATCTCGGCACTGCCCACCGCGCTGGCCGTACTGGCCACCGGCGCCGTCGCGATCACCGTCCAGGGCGGGTCGCCGCCCTTCGACGCGCAGGTGATCGTGCCGCTGGCCGCCATCGTGCTGGGCACCTGCGGGCTGGCTCTCATTCTGTGCGGCCTGACCCTGGTGTTCAAACGCATCGAGATCATCACGCAGTTGTCCGTGGCCGTCTACGCCATCGCCGGCGGCACCCTGGTCCCGTTGGCCGCCATGCCCGACTCCATCGCCTTTCTCAGCCGGTTGGTGGTCCCCATCGCACCCGGTATCGAGGCGATGCGCGACATCCTGCTCGGCGGCCATTCCCTGGCCGCCCTCCCGACCGGGTGGGGCCTGGGGTGGCTGCTGGCCCAGCCGCTACTCATCACGGCCGCCGGGGTGATCCTGTTCAACCGGCTCGAACACCTCGCCCGACACCGCGGTACCCTCGGCCGTTACTAGAAACTGGAGATCACCATGACATCGGACCCCGTGAGCCTGCGACCAGTCGGCCAGGTCGTGGGCGGTCGCAGCGAGATGGTCGAGGACGACTGGCACGACGTGCGAGCCGTGATCCGGCTGGACGACGAGTCCTTCACCGCCTCGGCGGTGCTCGGCCTGGAGCACTTCTCCCACCTGGAGGTCGTCTTCCTCTTCGACCGGATCGACCCGGCCACCGTGCCCAGCGAGCCCCGTCCCCCAAGGGGCAACCCGAGCGCGGCGCCCCTGGGGGTCTTCGCCCACCGCGGGCCGTACCGGCCCAACCGCCTTGGCGTCTCCCGCTGCCGGCTGCTCGCCGTGGACGGCCTGAACCTGCACGTCGCCGACCTGGACGCACTCTCAGGCTCACCGATCCTGGATATCAAGCCGTACCTGGTCGAGTTCGCCCCCCGCCATCCGGTCACCCAGCCGGCCTGGGCCACCGAGCTCATGAGCCGCTATTACTGAGGCTCCGTCCGACGGCCTGCCGCAGTCCTTCCGAGTGATCGACCAGGCCGGAGGGGCACGGCCTCTCGGTCGCCTCGCCACATCGTGCCCGGCCGCCTCCGACCCGTCGGCTGCGAGACGACATCGACGGCGTCCGGGCGGGTGAGTTCTCTGCCGGCGTGCCGGGTGGCTAGCGCGCGTCCCGGCCGGCCGGCGCGCGGCGGGCGGCGAGTTGAGCTTCGAGACCGTCGAAGATGGCCTGGAGGCCGAACTCGAAGCTGTTGTCAGGTGCCGCACCGTAGTCGGCGACCGCCGCCGCTTCGAGGCGGGCGCGCAACCGGGGGAACCGCATCGCGACTTCGCTCGCCTTCGCCATGGTGTCGCGGATCAGCTCCTCCGGATCACCGCCGTCCCGGCTCAGCCGCCGGGTCAGCGAAGCCGTGGCCGACTCGCCCAGGGCATTGCCGAGCACGAACATGAAGACGGTGGCCGCCGCCTGGTCTGCCTCCGCACCGACGAATCCGGCCGCTTCGTAGATCGCGAGGCTGTGGTCGTCGTGGCGTGCCTTGCCGGGGCCGTGGAACAGGTGGGAGGCCAGCGCGTTCACCAGCCACGGGTGCCTGGTGAACATCGCGTACAGGTCGGTGGCCGCCGACGTGGCCGCGCTCCGCCAGCCGACCGTGCCGAGGTCGGGCAGCCTGATCTCGTTCCAGACCTGGTCGCCGGCGAGCACGACGAGATTGTCCTTGCTCTTGACGTGCCAGTAGACCGCCGTCGCGGCGGAGTCGAGCCGCTTGCCCAGGCTGCGCATGTTCAAGCCCTCCAGACCTTCGGCGTCCAGGAGCTCGATGGCGGTCTGGACGATCTGGTCCCGGGTCAGCGTGTCGCGCGGCATGCACCCACGATAGGACACGCGACCTCGACTTGCACAACGTTCAAGAGTTGCCTTGTACTTAGTTCAATCATCGGGCGCCGACGTCACCTCGGCCGTGGGCCGTCCCGTCCCGGCCGGGGGATCCGCCCGAAACCACCGAAGCGGCCCCGGGCGCAGGACCCCGGTCGAGGCGTACGGTGACCGTCTTCGAGCTGCCGCCCAGGTCCGCCAGCCGCCCGAAGGCCAGCGTGAGCCTCGCACCGGTCGTGGCGCCCGCCAGGAGCGAGTGCCCGCGGAGCACCTCGGCCACCGGCCGGTCCCAGGTCACGGTCAGCCCGCTCAGGACGGACCGCGGATCCGACACGGCCAGCGTGGCCGTACCGTCGCCGTGCTCCCTGACCAGGACCGCGCAGGGAGCGGAGACGGCCAGGCCCCCGACGGCCCCGTCGTTCCAGAAGTTGACAGCGGTGATCCCGAGTGACGGGATCCGGACACCCTGTTGGCGGGCCGTGTTGGCGAGCACGTGCGCCCAGCCGGGGTCGGCGGCGCGGGCCCGGGTCTCGGACAGGCTCGCACCCGGCATGAGCAGATAGACGTAACCGGCCGCGGCGGGGTCCACACCGTGGTCGAGCCAGAGGGTCACATAGCTCCGGGTCACCGGAGCCGAGCCGCCGGTGCGCTCCTCGCGCAGCGTGCGCAGTCGGGCGC from Streptosporangium sp. NBC_01756 includes the following:
- a CDS encoding TetR/AcrR family transcriptional regulator C-terminal domain-containing protein codes for the protein MPRDTLTRDQIVQTAIELLDAEGLEGLNMRSLGKRLDSAATAVYWHVKSKDNLVVLAGDQVWNEIRLPDLGTVGWRSAATSAATDLYAMFTRHPWLVNALASHLFHGPGKARHDDHSLAIYEAAGFVGAEADQAAATVFMFVLGNALGESATASLTRRLSRDGGDPEELIRDTMAKASEVAMRFPRLRARLEAAAVADYGAAPDNSFEFGLQAIFDGLEAQLAARRAPAGRDAR
- a CDS encoding SAM-dependent methyltransferase; the protein is MTSDPVSLRPVGQVVGGRSEMVEDDWHDVRAVIRLDDESFTASAVLGLEHFSHLEVVFLFDRIDPATVPSEPRPPRGNPSAAPLGVFAHRGPYRPNRLGVSRCRLLAVDGLNLHVADLDALSGSPILDIKPYLVEFAPRHPVTQPAWATELMSRYY
- a CDS encoding ABC transporter permease: MLDVLGAEIGKGLRVQLAHPIGHVITLLISTMMYLGLQFVLGQGELRQDLLPQTLVAIGGYWFLQYAALVMVADLIEEKRAGTFAQAQMTTAPPWLPMLGRLITASVFGLAVAAVASLVPMLAAQIAIPLRWAALLPAVLLGVNVLAFTFLLAALALVSPMIGALQSLLTSLVLLLNGSFLPLAFYPDWLAVLARVLPTTLGIEAITQTLFEGRALAEVWTGGTLPWLLAHTLALTATAGLVFVRNHRRALQESS
- a CDS encoding ABC transporter permease, translating into MNFARGFAAEVRKGLLSLAAGWREGLMEMITFPLFYLLIVLFMGRGQLRADLLLPVLLGMVALTFIHEQVNRVFWSYLGDIQSGVLEQTYLTPLPSAVSILGRQVAAAISALPTALAVLATGAVAITVQGGSPPFDAQVIVPLAAIVLGTCGLALILCGLTLVFKRIEIITQLSVAVYAIAGGTLVPLAAMPDSIAFLSRLVVPIAPGIEAMRDILLGGHSLAALPTGWGLGWLLAQPLLITAAGVILFNRLEHLARHRGTLGRY